The sequence below is a genomic window from Longimicrobium sp..
CGAACCGGGAGAGATCGAGGCCCGGCTCCTGGCGCGCGAGGGGGTGAGCGAGGCGGTGGTGGTTGCGCACGAAGACCAGGCGGGGAACCGTCGCCTGGTGGCGTACGTGGTGGGCGACGTGGAGGCGGGGGTCCTGCGCGACCACCTGCGCCGGGAGCTGCCGGAGTACATGGTGCCGGCGGCGTTCGTCGCGCTGGAGCGGCTTCCGCTGACGCCGAGCGGCAAGCTGGACCGCAGGGCGCTGCCGGCCCCGGAGCACGCCGCCGCCGCGGACCGGTACGTAGCGCCGCGGACGCCGACCGAAGAGTTGCTGGCGGGGATCTGGGCGGACGTGCTGCGGCTGGAGCGGGTGGGGGTGGAGGAGAGCTTCTTCGAGTTGGGCGGGCACTCGCTGCTGGCCACGCGGGTGGTCTCGCAGGTGCGCGCGGTGTTCGACATCGAGCTGCCGCTGCGGGCGCTGTTCGAGGGGCCCACGGTGGCGGAGCTGGCCCGCGTCGTGGCGGAACGAGGGGAGGTGGCCCTGGCGGGACCGGTGGCCGAGCCGGCGCCCGGCCCCGAGGCCAGCGCGCACCACCTGCTCGACACGATCGACGAGCTGTCGGAAGAAGAGCTGGACCGCCTCCTGGGCGCGCAATCCTGAGGAACCAGAGATCGGAATGACCCTCCCCCCCAAGGTTGCCGGCACGCTCTCGCGCAGCGAGAAGCAGGAGCTGCTGCGGAAGATCCTCCTCGAGAAGGTCGGCCGGACGCGGACCGCGCCCACCTCCTTCGCGCAGGAGCGGCTCTGGTTCATCGACCGGCTGGAGCCGGGAAGCACCACCTACAACCGGCCGGTGGCATGGCGCCTGGCAGGTGCGCTGGACGAGGCGGCGCTGGAGCGGGCGCTGGCCGAGGTCGTCCGCAGGCACGAGGCGCTCCGGACCACGTTCGCCGAGGTGGACGGTTCGCCGGTGCAGGTGATCCCGCCCTTCGGCGGGTTCGCCCTGCCGGTGGAGGACCTGTCGGGGCTGGGCGAGGCCGATCGCGAGACGGCGGCCAGGCGGCGCGCCGGCGAGGAGGCGCGGCGGGCGTTCGACCTCGCGGCGGGACCGCTCTTTCGCGCGGTGCTGCTGCGGCTGGATGCGGAAGATCACCTGCTGCTGGTCTCCATGCACCACATCGTCAGCGACGGGTGGAGCATGGGGGTGCTGCTGCGCGAGCTGTCGGCGCTGTACGAGGCGTACCGCGACGGGCGTGAGTCGCCGCTGCCGAAGCTTCCGGTGCAGTACGCCGACTACGCGGTGTGGCAGCGCGAGCAGCTGGCGGGCGAGGCGCTGGACCGGCAGCTCTCGTACTGGCGGGAGCGCCTGGCTGGCGCGCCGGAGCTGCTGGAGCTGCCCACCGACCACCCCCGCCCGCCGGTGCAGACGTACCGGGGCGCGTCGGTGCCGGTGGAGCTCTCCCCGGAGCTGCTGGAGCGGCTGCAGGCGCTGGGGCGCAGCGAGGGCGCCACGCTGTACATGGTTGCGCTGGCTGCCTTCCAGGTGCTGCTGGGCAGGTACGCCGGGAGCGAGGACGTGGTGGTGGGAAGCCCGATCGCCGGGCGCACGCGGGGCGAAGTGGAGGCGCTGATCGGCTTCTTCGTCAACACGCTGGTGCTGCGCACCGACCTTTCGGGAGACCCGAGCTTTCGCGAGGTGCTGCGGCGCGTGCGGGAGGTGACGCTGGGCGCGTATGCGCACCAGGACCTGCCCTTCGAGAAGCTGGTGGTCGAGCTGCAGCCGGAGCGCTCCCTGAGCCACTCGCCGATCTTCCAGGTGATGTTCGCCCTGCAGAACGCCGTGGGCGGGGGAGGGGGCGGGGGAGGCGGTCTCGCGGGTCTGAAGATGAGCGGAGCCGGTACGGCCATGGAGGCCGCCAACTTCGATCTTTCCCTGGAGCTCGCGGCGACCCCCCGGGGCCTGCGCGGCGGACTGAGCTACAGCACGGACCTCTTCGAGCGCGGCACGATCGAGCGGATGATCGGCCACCTGGCACGGGTGCTGGAGCAGGTCGCCGCGGACGCGGACGTGCGGCTTTCGCGGCTGGACCTGCTCGGGGATGCGGAGCGCGCGCAGGTGCTGGACGCGTGGAACCGGACCGAAGCGGAGGTTCCGGCGGACCGGTGCATCCACGAGCTGTTCGAGGCCCGGGTGGAGCGCACGCCCGGCGCGGACGCGCTCGTCTTCGAAGACGAGACGCTGAGCTACGCGGCTCTGAACGCGCGCGCCAACCGCCTCGCCCACCACCTTCGCGGCCACGGCGTGGGCCCCGAGGTGCGCGTGGGCGTGCTGATGGAGCGCGGCGTGGAGATGGTTGTCTCGCTGCTGGCCGTGCTCAAGGCGGGCGGCGCGTACGTGCCGCTGGACCCGGGGCTGCCCGCCGAGCGGCTGGCGTACATGCTGGAGGATTCCGGTGTCGCCGTGGTGCTCACCCAGGAGCGGTTGCGCGGCATCCTTCCCGCCTCCGATGTGCCGGCGCTGGACGTGGACGCGGCGTGGGATTCGGTCGCGCGGGAGAGCGCGGAGAACCCCGCGCCCGTCGTGACGCCGTCGAACGTGGCGTACGTGATTTACACGTCGGGCTCCACCGGCCGCCCCAAGGGGGTGATGAACCAGCACCGGGGCGTGGTCAACCGGCTGGTGTGGATGCAGGCGCACTTCCGTCTAGGCGCGGACGACGTGGTGCTGCAGAAGACGCCGTTCGGCTTCGACGTGTCGGTGTGGGAGTTCTTCTGGCCGCTGCAGCAGGGGGCACGGCTGGTGATGGCGCGGCCGGACGGGCACCGCGACCCGGCCTACCTGCGCGACGTGATCGAGCGCGAAGGGGTGACCGCGCTGCACTTCGTCCCCTCCATGCTGCAGGTGTTCGTGGAGGCGGTGGAGGACGGCCGCTGCGGGTCGCTCCGCCACGTGGTCTGCAGCGGCGAGGCGCTGCCGCCGGCGCTGGTGCGGCGCTTCTACGACCGGTTCGCCGGCCCTGTGGAGCTCACCAACCTGTACGGCCCCACCGAGGCGGCCGTGGACGTGAGCTGCTGGACCTGCCCGCGTGAGGACGCGGCCGGCGTGGTGCCGATCGGCCGGCCGGTGTGGAACACCGCGCTCTACGTGCTGGACGCGGCGCTCGAGCCCGTCCCCGTGGGCGTTCCCGGCGAGCTGTACATCGGCGGTGTCCAGGTGGCGCGCGGCTACCAGGGCCGGGCGGCGATGACCGCGGAGCGCTTCGTCCCCGATCCGTTCTCGGCCGAAGGCGGCGCACGGCTGTACCGGACGGGCGACCGGGCACGGTGGCGGATGGATGGCGCCATCGAGTACCTGGGGCGGCTCGACTTCCAGGTGAAGGTGCGCGGCTTCCGCATCGAGCTGGGCGAGGTCGAGGCGCGGCTCGTGGAGCACGCCACGGTGCGCGAGGCGGTGGTGCTGGTGCGCGACGACGCGCAGGGCGAGAAGCGGCTGGTGGCGTACGTGGCCGGCGACGAGACGGCCGGAGCGGAGGTGCTGCGGGCACATCTCCTGGAGCGGCTCCCCGAATACATGGTCCCGGCGGCGTACGTGCGCCTGGACGCGCTGCCGCTTACGCCGAACGGCAAGGTGGACCGCCGGGCGCTCCCCGCGCCCGAGGGCGATGCATTCTCCACGCGCGGGTACGAGGCGCCCGCCGGTGGGACGGAGGAGGCGCTGGCGGAGATCTGGGCCGGCCTCCTGGGCGTGGAGCGGGTGGGCCGCCACGACGACTTCTTCCAGCTCGGCGGGAACTCCCTGCTGGCCACCCGGC
It includes:
- a CDS encoding amino acid adenylation domain-containing protein produces the protein MTLPPKVAGTLSRSEKQELLRKILLEKVGRTRTAPTSFAQERLWFIDRLEPGSTTYNRPVAWRLAGALDEAALERALAEVVRRHEALRTTFAEVDGSPVQVIPPFGGFALPVEDLSGLGEADRETAARRRAGEEARRAFDLAAGPLFRAVLLRLDAEDHLLLVSMHHIVSDGWSMGVLLRELSALYEAYRDGRESPLPKLPVQYADYAVWQREQLAGEALDRQLSYWRERLAGAPELLELPTDHPRPPVQTYRGASVPVELSPELLERLQALGRSEGATLYMVALAAFQVLLGRYAGSEDVVVGSPIAGRTRGEVEALIGFFVNTLVLRTDLSGDPSFREVLRRVREVTLGAYAHQDLPFEKLVVELQPERSLSHSPIFQVMFALQNAVGGGGGGGGGLAGLKMSGAGTAMEAANFDLSLELAATPRGLRGGLSYSTDLFERGTIERMIGHLARVLEQVAADADVRLSRLDLLGDAERAQVLDAWNRTEAEVPADRCIHELFEARVERTPGADALVFEDETLSYAALNARANRLAHHLRGHGVGPEVRVGVLMERGVEMVVSLLAVLKAGGAYVPLDPGLPAERLAYMLEDSGVAVVLTQERLRGILPASDVPALDVDAAWDSVARESAENPAPVVTPSNVAYVIYTSGSTGRPKGVMNQHRGVVNRLVWMQAHFRLGADDVVLQKTPFGFDVSVWEFFWPLQQGARLVMARPDGHRDPAYLRDVIEREGVTALHFVPSMLQVFVEAVEDGRCGSLRHVVCSGEALPPALVRRFYDRFAGPVELTNLYGPTEAAVDVSCWTCPREDAAGVVPIGRPVWNTALYVLDAALEPVPVGVPGELYIGGVQVARGYQGRAAMTAERFVPDPFSAEGGARLYRTGDRARWRMDGAIEYLGRLDFQVKVRGFRIELGEVEARLVEHATVREAVVLVRDDAQGEKRLVAYVAGDETAGAEVLRAHLLERLPEYMVPAAYVRLDALPLTPNGKVDRRALPAPEGDAFSTRGYEAPAGGTEEALAEIWAGLLGVERVGRHDDFFQLGGNSLLATRLVFRVKREMDVELSVRDVFEKPELSLLAQHLLDAQLAEFDPNEIEELLALVRAADVG